One window from the genome of Bufo bufo chromosome 4, aBufBuf1.1, whole genome shotgun sequence encodes:
- the LOC120999548 gene encoding gastrula zinc finger protein XlCGF17.1-like: MENALSCSECGKCYKSKSHLVRHQRIHTGEKPFSCSECGKCCKSKWELTRHERTHTGEKPFSCSECGKSCISKSDLISHERTHTGEKPFSCSECDFIFNRKSHLVRHQRIHTGEKPFSCSECAKCFQRKSLLLIHQRIHTGAKPFSCLECGKCFTDKSHLLNHQRIHTGVKPFSCLECGKCFTDKSTLVKHQISHTGEKPFSCLECGKYFTRKSTLVKHLRIHTGEKPFSCLECGKCFTRKSILVIHQRTHTGEKPFSCSECGKCFQHKSLLLIHQRIHTGAKPFSCLECGKCFTDQSNLVAHQRIHTGEKPFTCLECGKSFPQKSRLTIHQRIHTGAKPFSCLECGKCFTDQSNLVSHQRIHRE; this comes from the coding sequence ATGGAGAATGctctttcatgctcagaatgtgggaaatgttataaatctaaatcacatcttgttagacatcagagaattcacacaggggagaagccattttcatgttcagaatgtggtaaatgttgtAAATCTAAATGGGAACTTACTAGacatgagagaactcacacaggggagaagccattttcatgttcagaatgtgggaaatcttgtATATCTAAATCAGATCTCATTAGTcatgagagaactcacacaggggagaagccattttcatgttcagaatgtgattttatttttaaccgtaaatcacatcttgttagacatcagagaattcacacaggggagaagccattttcatgttcagaatgtgcgaAATGTTTTCAGCGTAAATCACTTCTTCTTatccatcagagaattcacacaggggcaaAGCCATTTtcctgtttagaatgtgggaaatgttttactgatAAATCACATCTACTTaatcatcagagaattcacacaggggtgaagccattttcttgtttagaatgtgggaaatgttttactgatAAATCtactcttgttaaacatcagataagtcacacaggggagaagccattttcttgtttagaatgtgggaaatattttactCGTAAATCAACTCTTGTAAAACATCTGAGAATTCAcactggggagaagccattttcttgtttagaatgtgggaaatgttttactcgtAAATCaattcttgttatacatcagagaactcacacaggggagaagccattttcatgttcagaatgtgggaaatgttttcaacATAAATCACTTCTTCTTatccatcagagaattcacacaggggcgaAGCCATTTtcctgtttagaatgtgggaaatgttttactgatCAATCAAATCTAgttgcacatcagagaattcacacaggggagaagccatttacttgtttagaatgtgggaaatcttttccACAAAAATCACGTCTtactatacatcagagaattcacacaggggcgaAGCCATTTtcctgtttagaatgtgggaaatgttttactgatCAATCAAATCTAGtttcacatcagagaattcacagagagtaa